In Mercurialis annua linkage group LG6, ddMerAnnu1.2, whole genome shotgun sequence, the following are encoded in one genomic region:
- the LOC126688087 gene encoding protein YELLOW LEAF 1, choloroplastic-like translates to MLAVSVGSLPVLAPVRPKVGCKNQIHNTGCPPASVPMQFQAFGVQSGFKNVHLSAPIGLGKQLYPIDGSNYSNRKRAASVTCAAAMHARCSASGQTQTVTREAPTITRAPVREPTKTPEIDDGGPGLPPGGDDGGGGGGGGGGGNFSGGFFFFGFLAFLGFLKDKEGEEDYRGGNRRR, encoded by the exons ATGTTGGCAGTTAGTGTTGGGAGCTTGCCTGTACTAGCTCCAG TTAGACCAAAAGTTGGATGCAAGAACCAAATTCATAACACAGGATGCCCTCCAGCCTCTGTACCTATGCAGTTTCAAGCTTTTGGTGTCCAGAGTGGGTTTAAAAATGTTCATCTTTCAGCTCCAATTGGGCTTGGAAAGCAATTATATCCTATTGATGGAAGTAACTATTCTAATAGAAAGCGAGCTGCTTCTGTTACATGTGCTGCTGCTATG CATGCAAGATGCTCTGCTTCAGGGCAAACTCAAACAGTTACTCGCGAGGCACCGACAATTACCAGGGCTCCTGTACGAG AGCCAACAAAGACGCCAGAAATTGATGATGGTGGACCTGGACTTCCACCTGGAGGCGATGATGGCGGCGGAGGCGGCGGAGGTGGTGGAGGAGGAAACTTTTCAGGTGGATTCTTCTTCTTTGGTTTTCTTGCATTTTTGGGCTTCTTAAAAGATAAAGAGGGTGAGGAAGACTACCGCGGCGGTAATAGAAGAAGATAA
- the LOC126688085 gene encoding uncharacterized protein LOC126688085, whose translation MDVRKIVVVVEDEEAARTALQWALHNFLRYGDIITLLHVISSSRNKKKLRNLRLKGFQLALSFKDICNTFFNTNIEIVVTEGDEEGGRIVAMVREIGAFALVVGLHDHSFLYRLAMAQNDIANNLNCKVLAIKQPPPVNPPLKTKSAQATALLDRSTNMDFSQIEIATLQVPYIPPPKVPYKICPDPSLVIWRWRKSRRKGGS comes from the exons ATGGATGTGCGTAAAATAGTGGTGGTTGTAGAAGACGAAGAAGCTGCAAGAACAGCTCTTCAATGGGCGCTTCATAATTTCCTCCGTTACGGAGATATAATTACTCTGCTTCACGTTATTTCGTCTTCAAGAAACAAGAAGAAGCTGAGGAATCTCCGGTTGAAAGGCTTTCAGCTGGCTCTTTCTTTTAAAGATATATGTAACACCTTCTTTAAT ACGAATATTGAGATTGTGGTGACGGAAGGGGATGAAGAAGGTGGGAGAATTGTGGCTATGGTGAGGGAGATTGGTGCCTTTGCTCTTGTTGTTGGACTCCATGATCATAGCTTTCTTTACag GTTGGCAATGGCCCAAAACGACATAGCAAACAACTTAAATTGCAAGGTACTTGCTATCAAACAACCACCTCCGGTAAATCCTCCATTGAAGACCAAATCAGCACAGGCAACAGCTCTTCTAGACCGTTCAACCAACATGGACTTTTCCCAGATCGAGATTGCTACATTACA GGTTCCTTATATTCCTCCTCCAAAAGTTCCATACAAGATATGTCCAGATCCTTCATTAGTAATATGGAGATGGAGGAAATCCAGAAGGAAGGGTGGCTCTTGA